A region from the Bactrocera dorsalis isolate Fly_Bdor chromosome 1, ASM2337382v1, whole genome shotgun sequence genome encodes:
- the LOC125775396 gene encoding uncharacterized protein LOC125775396 isoform X1: MQEYIQDAMTFVREYGRPYLFITFTCNPKWQEITPLLLPGQNAIHRHDITARVFKQKLKSLINFITKLHVFGSTRCWMYSFEWQKRGLPHAHILVWLVDKIRAENIDSLISAEIPDPSTDQLLLDIVTANMIQGPCGNLNRSSPCMVDGKCTKRFPKDFTNDTVTHVDGYPIYRRRSTENGGQSFIKTISNADIDIDNRWVVPYSPLLSKTFNAHINVESCSSVKSIKYICKYVNKRSDIAVFKIENTDVHSPPLNQNDEITNYKIGRYVSSNEGVWRIFGFPIHERDPAVIHLAAHLENGQRVYFTNNTELDRAINPPKTTLTEFFELCNRADAFGAFAQTLLYSEVPRYFTWAQKRKWIPRKQG; encoded by the coding sequence ATGCAAGAATACATTCAGGATGCCATGACTTTCGTGCGGGAATATGGACGACCGTATCTTTTTATCACTTTTACATGTAATCCAAAATGGCAGGAAATTACACCGTTGCTATTACCAGGACAAAATGCAATACATCGTCATGATATTACAGCACgtgtgtttaaacaaaaattaaagtctttaatcaactttattacaaaactgCATGTATTTGGCTCCACTCGTTGTTGGATGTATTCATTTGAGTGGCAAAAGCGTGGATTACCTCATGCTCACATTTTAGTTTGGTTGGTCGACAAAATACGTGCTGAAAACATCGACAGTTTGATTTCTGCAGAGATTCCAGATCCGTCTACTGATCAATTACTGCTTGATATTGTTACTGCAAACATGATTCAAGGTCCGTGCGGAAATCTGAATCGTTCATCACCTTGCATGGTAGACGGAAAATGTACAAAGCGTTTTCCTAAAGATTTTACTAACGATACAGTCACACATGTTGACGGATATCCAATATATCGTCGAAGAAGTACCGAAAATGGCGGACAATCTTTCATTAAAACTATCAGCAACGCAGACATCGACATTGACAATCGTTGGGTGGTACCATATTCACCTCTGCTGAGCAAAACATTCAATGCTCATATTAATGTTGAGTCATGCAGTTCGGTGAAGAGtatcaaatatatttgcaaatatgtgaaTAAAAGGAGTGATATAGctgtatttaaaattgaaaatactgATGTACATTCTCCTCCGTTGAACCAAAATGATGAAATTACGAATTACAAAATTGGCCGGTATGTCAGTTCCAATGAAGGTGTCTGGCGTATTTTCGGTTTCCCAATTCATGAACGGGATCCAGCAGTTATCCATTTAGCTGCCCACCTTGAAAACGGCCAGCGCGTATATTTCACGAACAATACAGAGCTTGATCGTGCTATAAATCCACCAAAAACTACGCTGACCGAATTTTTTGAACTGTGCAATCGTGCGGATGCTTTTGGTGCCTTCGCACAAACACTTCTCTACTCTGAAGTTCCACGGTATTTTACATGGGctcaaaaaagaaaatggaTACCCCGCAAGCAAGGTTGA
- the LOC125775396 gene encoding uncharacterized protein LOC125775396 isoform X2, with the protein MNRLTNEQRLQIIEFYYQNQCSVRNVFRALRPIYGLHNRPSEQTINAIVTKFRTQFTLLDIKPTTRMRTVRTEENIASVSESVAEDREMSIRRRSQQLGLCYSTTWKILRKDLGVKPYKIQLVQELKPNDLPQRRIFSEWALEKLAENPLFYRQILFSDEAHFWLNGYVNKQNCRIWGEEQPEAVQELPMHPEKCTVWCGLYAGGIIGPYFFKDAVGRNVTVNGDRYRSMLTNFLLPKMEELNLVDMWFQQDGATCHTARDSMAILRENFGQQFISRNGPVSWPPRSCDLTPLDYFLWGYVKSKVYRNKPATIPALEDNISEEIRAIPAEMLEKVAQNWTFRMDHLRRSRGQHLNEIIFKK; encoded by the coding sequence atgaatagacttactaacgagcaacgcttgcaaatcattgaattttattaccaaaatcagtgttcggttcgaaatgtgtttcgcgctttacgtccgatttatggtctacataatcgaccaagtgagcaaacaattaatgcgattgtgaccaagtttcgcactcagtttactttattggacattaaaccaaccacacgaatgcgtacagtgcgtacagaagagaatattgcgtctgtttctgagagtgtggctgaagaccgtgaaatgtcgattcgtcgccgttcgcagcaattgggtttgtgttattcgaccacatggaagattttacgcaaagatcttggtgtaaaaccgtataaaatacagctcgtgcaagaactgaagccgaacgatctgccacaacgtcgaattttcagtgaatgggccctagaaaagttggcagaaaatccgcttttttatcgacaaattttgttcagcgatgaggctcatttctggttgaatggctacgtaaataagcaaaattgccgcatttggggtgaagagcaaccagaagccgttcaagaactgcccatgcatcccgaaaaatgcactgtttggtgtggtttgtacgctggtggaatcattggaccgtattttttcaaagatgctgttggacgcaacgttacggtgaatggcgatcgctatcgttcgatgctaacaaactttttgttgccaaaaatggaagaactgaacttggttgacatgtggtttcaacaagatggcgctacatgccacacagctcgcgattctatggccattttgagggaaaacttcggacaacaattcatctcaagaaatggacccgtaagttggccaccaagatcatgcgatttaacgcctttagactattttttgtggggctacgtcaagtctaaagtctacagaaataagccagcaactattccagctttggaagacaacatttccgaagaaattcgggctattccggccgaaatgctcgaaaaagttgcccaaaattggactttccgaatggaccacctaagacgcagccgcggtcaacatttaaatgaaattatcttcaaaaagtaa